In one Trichlorobacter lovleyi SZ genomic region, the following are encoded:
- a CDS encoding PhoH family protein, whose product MKFFILDTNVLLHDPQALFKFEDNTIIIPITVIEEIDRFKKDMNETGRNARSISRVLDMLREKGSLSSGVSLPGGGLLRVELCEEQALNRMPKDLRDDKGDNRILAVAQVTHERFPDETVIFVTKDTNLRIKADAIGLVAEDYESDKVDIQELYAGARTIDMGSDSIDRFYGQGWLEAPEGLLPNEYATLVDTGNPSHTALCRFDAATGKVVPVRKVPKEGVWSIHARNREQQFALDALVDDNIKLVSLVGKAGTGKTLMAIAAGLQKVAEENVYNRLLVSRPVFPMGKDLGFLPGDIEEKLTPWMQPIFDNVELLISGHESEKRHSNKGYKELMAMGLLDIEPLTYIRGRSIPNQYLIVDEAQNLTPHEIKTIVTRAGEGTKIILTGDPYQIDNPYVDSSSNGLSYLVERFKNERISAHVTLTRGERSELAELAANLL is encoded by the coding sequence ATGAAATTCTTTATTCTCGACACCAACGTACTCCTCCATGATCCACAAGCGCTGTTCAAGTTCGAAGATAACACCATCATCATACCGATTACGGTGATTGAAGAGATAGACCGTTTCAAGAAAGATATGAATGAAACCGGGCGCAATGCCCGTTCCATCTCACGGGTCCTGGATATGTTGCGCGAAAAGGGATCGCTTTCCAGCGGCGTCAGCCTGCCCGGTGGCGGTCTGCTGAGGGTGGAGCTGTGCGAAGAGCAGGCTTTGAACCGGATGCCCAAGGATCTGCGGGATGACAAGGGCGATAACCGGATTCTGGCCGTGGCCCAGGTCACCCATGAACGCTTTCCCGATGAGACCGTTATCTTTGTAACCAAGGATACCAACCTGCGGATCAAGGCGGATGCCATCGGTCTGGTGGCAGAGGATTATGAGTCCGACAAGGTTGACATCCAGGAGCTGTATGCCGGTGCCCGTACTATTGATATGGGATCTGATTCCATTGACCGCTTCTACGGTCAGGGCTGGCTTGAGGCTCCGGAAGGGCTGCTTCCCAACGAGTATGCCACCCTGGTCGACACCGGTAATCCCTCCCACACGGCGCTCTGCCGTTTTGATGCAGCCACCGGCAAGGTGGTGCCGGTCCGCAAAGTACCCAAGGAGGGGGTCTGGAGCATCCATGCCCGTAACCGTGAGCAGCAGTTTGCTCTGGATGCCTTGGTGGATGACAACATCAAGCTGGTCAGCCTGGTGGGCAAGGCCGGTACCGGTAAGACCCTGATGGCCATTGCAGCAGGTCTGCAAAAGGTGGCAGAGGAGAATGTCTACAACCGTCTGCTGGTTTCCCGGCCGGTCTTTCCGATGGGCAAGGACCTGGGCTTTCTGCCCGGCGATATTGAAGAGAAGCTGACTCCCTGGATGCAGCCGATCTTTGACAACGTTGAACTGCTGATCTCCGGCCATGAGTCTGAAAAGCGCCACAGCAACAAAGGCTACAAGGAGCTGATGGCTATGGGACTGCTGGATATTGAGCCGCTGACCTATATCCGTGGCCGTTCGATTCCAAACCAGTACCTGATCGTGGACGAGGCCCAGAACCTGACCCCCCATGAGATCAAGACCATTGTGACGCGGGCCGGAGAGGGGACCAAGATCATCCTGACCGGTGACCCGTACCAGATTGACAACCCCTATGTGGATTCCTCCAGTAACGGCCTGTCCTACCTGGTGGAGCGCTTTAAGAACGAGCGGATCTCGGCCCATGTGACCCTGACCAGAGGTGAACGGTCAGAACTGGCTGAATTGGCTGCCAACCTGC
- a CDS encoding aminotransferase class V-fold PLP-dependent enzyme: protein MSIYFDNAATSFPKPDQVYQAALQAMQQVGASPGRGGYGRALDASRLVLDTREAAARLFNCADSSRVVFTGNATMALNLATMGTLLPGDHVITSCMEHNSLLRPLFRLEKQGVELTVVPADAQGLVDPDQIRLALRKNTRMVALAHVSNVTGGIQDIQQAAVIAREAGALLLLDAAQSAGTIPIDMQAMGIDLLAVPGHKGLLGPQGTGLLAVAPGVQLRPLIAGGTGSSSDQDHQPDSFPEGFEAGTHNLPGIAGLGAGLAFLLETGVAGIGQHEQQLTEHLRQRLEALTGFRLFGPQQPEQRSGLLSLTVEGWDPSILAFCLDREYGIAVRAGLHCAPRAHRAIGSYPAGTLRISPGWFNTLADIDTCCEALISITQKGDS, encoded by the coding sequence ATGTCTATCTATTTTGATAACGCAGCCACCAGCTTTCCCAAGCCTGATCAGGTCTATCAGGCGGCCCTGCAGGCGATGCAACAGGTCGGGGCGTCTCCCGGCAGGGGCGGTTATGGCCGGGCATTGGATGCCTCCCGTCTGGTGCTGGATACCCGCGAGGCTGCTGCACGGCTTTTCAACTGTGCCGATTCCTCCCGCGTCGTATTTACCGGCAATGCCACCATGGCCCTGAATCTGGCAACCATGGGGACACTATTGCCGGGTGACCACGTAATTACCAGTTGCATGGAGCATAACTCCCTGCTGCGTCCGCTGTTCAGGCTTGAAAAACAGGGAGTTGAGCTGACGGTTGTACCGGCTGATGCACAGGGGCTGGTGGACCCTGACCAGATCAGGCTGGCGCTGCGCAAGAATACCAGGATGGTTGCACTGGCCCATGTCTCCAATGTTACCGGCGGTATTCAGGATATACAGCAGGCCGCCGTGATTGCCCGCGAAGCCGGTGCGCTGCTGCTGCTTGATGCTGCCCAGTCTGCCGGAACTATTCCGATTGATATGCAGGCCATGGGGATTGATCTGTTGGCGGTGCCGGGCCATAAAGGGCTGCTTGGACCGCAGGGGACCGGCTTGCTGGCCGTTGCCCCCGGCGTGCAACTGCGACCGCTCATCGCCGGGGGGACCGGCAGCAGCTCTGATCAGGACCATCAACCGGACAGTTTTCCTGAGGGGTTTGAGGCCGGCACCCATAATCTGCCCGGTATTGCCGGATTGGGAGCCGGTCTGGCATTTCTGCTTGAAACCGGTGTTGCCGGAATCGGACAGCATGAGCAGCAGTTGACGGAACACCTGCGGCAACGGCTTGAAGCTCTGACCGGCTTCAGGCTGTTCGGGCCGCAGCAGCCGGAACAGCGTTCTGGTCTGCTTTCCCTGACAGTCGAGGGCTGGGATCCCTCAATTCTGGCCTTTTGCCTCGATCGCGAGTATGGTATTGCGGTTCGGGCCGGTCTGCATTGCGCCCCCCGTGCCCACCGTGCGATCGGCAGCTACCCGGCCGGAACCCTGCGTATAAGCCCGGGCTGGTTTAACACCCTTGCTGATATTGACACCTGCTGTGAAGCTCTTATCTCAATTACCCAGAAAGGCGATTCATGA
- a CDS encoding right-handed parallel beta-helix repeat-containing protein: MNIIRIFNNLNILPAVPSILKSGHATPAFLRRFVLLVGLVATQAGCQQLFHAQDAPLKGQTVTVSMTVPQPPPPAAKPLPQGTEQPAQQKTAKQGPLDSRLLPSGTPVTNDPLSVKPQPDPPKPDLSKPIRTALEKADTVLVNKTVAEDMVLRGTVLVRGALVIAPQATLRIDPGTQVRFAPGPGSAELSRLVVQGRIVVNGTLQQPVVFAPALSNPLAGDWGGVVLLNSEKKNSFDHCRIEGAQTGIEAHFSRFSGRGIVVSKSRTGVALYDSEAGLQGCTISRCDRGCRLSDSELDLRDSTVRENRQGIAAQHSSFTLSGVKVLGNSQEGVAADQCRFRLTSSLFAENRSGLRLTGGDGQLFLCRFSQNRESGAELVGVRIRINSSSFIQNSGVGLLLENARGSVAGSVFGDNRAGNLHNRGSEPFAALLNWWGSADENRIAAGILDPERKQGTALVMFVPFLKERPVTAP; this comes from the coding sequence ATGAACATTATTCGTATATTTAATAATTTGAATATTTTGCCGGCAGTGCCGTCCATCTTGAAAAGCGGTCACGCGACTCCGGCATTCCTGCGCCGTTTTGTATTGCTTGTTGGTCTGGTTGCGACTCAGGCCGGTTGCCAGCAACTGTTTCATGCCCAGGACGCCCCGCTTAAAGGGCAGACGGTGACCGTCTCCATGACAGTTCCCCAGCCACCACCCCCTGCAGCGAAACCGTTGCCGCAGGGGACTGAACAGCCGGCTCAACAGAAAACAGCAAAGCAGGGGCCGCTTGACAGCCGTCTGCTGCCAAGTGGGACACCTGTCACGAACGATCCCCTGTCCGTCAAACCACAGCCCGATCCCCCCAAGCCTGATCTGTCAAAGCCGATTCGTACTGCGTTGGAAAAGGCGGATACCGTGCTGGTCAACAAGACCGTTGCAGAGGATATGGTGCTGCGTGGCACGGTTCTGGTCAGGGGGGCACTGGTAATTGCACCCCAGGCCACCTTGCGGATTGACCCCGGCACCCAGGTCCGGTTTGCTCCCGGACCCGGTTCAGCAGAGCTTTCGCGCCTGGTGGTGCAGGGGCGGATTGTGGTCAACGGCACGCTGCAGCAGCCGGTTGTCTTCGCGCCCGCCCTGAGTAATCCGCTGGCCGGTGACTGGGGGGGCGTGGTGCTGTTAAACAGTGAGAAAAAGAACAGCTTTGACCATTGCCGTATTGAAGGGGCCCAGACCGGTATTGAAGCGCATTTTTCCCGTTTTTCGGGGCGCGGTATCGTGGTTTCCAAATCCCGGACCGGTGTTGCCCTGTATGATTCCGAAGCCGGTTTGCAGGGCTGCACCATCAGCCGCTGTGACAGGGGGTGCAGACTTTCCGACAGTGAACTTGACCTGCGTGACAGTACGGTGCGGGAGAATCGTCAGGGGATCGCGGCGCAACATTCGTCGTTTACCCTGTCCGGTGTCAAGGTGCTGGGTAATTCCCAGGAAGGGGTTGCGGCGGATCAGTGCCGTTTTCGCCTGACCAGTAGCCTGTTTGCCGAGAACAGGAGCGGACTGAGGTTGACCGGGGGAGACGGCCAGCTCTTTCTCTGCCGCTTTTCCCAGAACCGTGAAAGCGGAGCTGAACTGGTGGGGGTGAGAATACGCATCAACAGTTCCTCCTTCATACAGAACAGCGGAGTTGGGCTCCTGCTTGAAAACGCCCGCGGCAGTGTTGCCGGCTCTGTGTTTGGCGATAACAGGGCAGGCAATCTGCATAACCGTGGCAGCGAACCGTTTGCAGCCCTGCTCAATTGGTGGGGCAGTGCCGATGAAAACCGGATTGCAGCCGGTATCCTTGACCCGGAGCGGAAGCAGGGTACTGCATTGGTCATGTTTGTTCCCTTTCTGAAAGAACGTCCGGTAACGGCTCCTTAA
- a CDS encoding vitamin B12-dependent ribonucleotide reductase: MPAQASAAGQPALTPNALTVLEKRYLKRDTSGKPLETPADMFRRVAETIAEPDKKFDKKADVKKLADRFYEMIVSFDFLPNSPTLMNAGRELGQLSACFVLPVGDSIEEIFDAVKFTAMIHKSGGGTGFSFSRLRPANDLVKTTTGVSSGPISFMRVFDTATETIKQGGTRRGANMGILRVDHPNIMDFIMCKADQKLFNNFNISVGLTEKFMEAVERDEEYDLLNPRDKSKMGTLNARKVFQRIVNQAWENGEPGIIFLDRLNRDNPTPHVGEIESTNPCGEQPLLPYESCNLGSINLGRFVSEGAIDWSRLKGVIHDAVHFLDNVIEANKYPLQQIHDMTHSNRKIGLGVMGWADMLILLGIPYNSDEAVKLGKKVMQFINDEGHAASRELGQKRGSFPNFTGSTFDKKGALPQRNATVTTIAPTGTISMIANASSGVEPLFAISYVKNVMDGTKLVEVNPTFEQLAKERGFYSAELMEKIAEHGSVHDLDEVPADVRRVFVTAHDITPEDHIQMQAAFQYHTDNAVSKTVNFPNTATIEDVENVYMLAYKTGCKGVTIYRDGSRDEQVLSTTRKEEKAAVAAIGTEDDKHAIKRERPKALKGWTYQMQTGCGPLYITVNEDKNGLFELFTTMGKAGGCAASQSEAIGRMVSLAWRSGIQARQVIKQLLGISCHCPSGYGENRVLSCADAVAKAIQAHMLENGYDLNAEAAQHERGACPECGGIVEHEGGCMVCHVCGYSECA; encoded by the coding sequence ATGCCCGCACAAGCGTCTGCTGCCGGTCAACCTGCGCTCACCCCCAACGCCCTTACCGTCCTTGAAAAACGCTACCTCAAACGGGATACCAGCGGCAAACCGCTTGAGACCCCTGCTGATATGTTCCGCAGGGTTGCAGAGACCATTGCCGAGCCTGACAAAAAATTTGACAAAAAGGCCGATGTCAAAAAACTTGCGGACCGCTTCTACGAAATGATTGTCAGCTTTGATTTTCTGCCCAACTCCCCCACCCTGATGAATGCAGGCCGTGAACTGGGCCAGCTTTCGGCCTGCTTCGTGCTTCCGGTGGGCGACTCAATTGAAGAGATCTTTGATGCGGTCAAGTTCACCGCCATGATCCACAAATCAGGCGGCGGCACCGGTTTCTCCTTCTCCCGTCTGCGTCCGGCCAACGATCTGGTCAAGACCACCACCGGTGTCTCCAGCGGCCCGATCTCCTTTATGCGGGTCTTTGATACCGCCACTGAAACCATCAAACAGGGCGGCACCCGTCGTGGCGCCAATATGGGTATCCTGCGGGTTGATCACCCCAACATCATGGATTTCATCATGTGCAAGGCCGATCAGAAGCTGTTTAACAACTTCAACATCTCGGTCGGCCTGACAGAAAAATTCATGGAAGCGGTTGAGCGTGACGAAGAGTACGATCTGCTCAACCCCCGTGACAAAAGCAAGATGGGTACCCTGAATGCCCGTAAGGTGTTCCAGCGGATCGTCAACCAGGCCTGGGAAAACGGCGAACCGGGCATCATCTTCCTTGATCGGCTGAACCGTGATAACCCGACTCCCCATGTCGGCGAGATCGAATCAACCAACCCCTGCGGTGAGCAGCCGCTGCTGCCCTATGAATCCTGCAACCTGGGCTCCATCAACCTGGGACGGTTTGTCAGCGAAGGGGCGATTGACTGGAGCCGCCTGAAAGGGGTTATCCATGACGCGGTCCACTTCCTGGACAACGTGATCGAGGCCAACAAATACCCGCTGCAGCAGATCCACGACATGACCCACTCAAACCGCAAGATCGGTCTGGGGGTCATGGGCTGGGCAGACATGCTGATCCTGCTGGGTATACCTTACAATTCAGACGAAGCGGTAAAACTGGGCAAGAAGGTCATGCAGTTCATCAACGATGAAGGCCATGCCGCCTCGCGTGAACTGGGCCAGAAGCGCGGTTCGTTCCCCAACTTTACCGGCTCAACCTTTGACAAAAAAGGTGCCCTGCCGCAGCGGAACGCCACCGTCACCACCATCGCCCCCACCGGCACCATCTCCATGATCGCCAACGCCTCTTCCGGCGTAGAACCGCTCTTTGCCATCTCCTACGTCAAGAACGTCATGGACGGCACCAAACTGGTGGAGGTCAACCCCACCTTTGAACAACTGGCCAAAGAGCGCGGTTTCTATTCAGCAGAGCTGATGGAGAAGATTGCAGAACATGGCAGCGTACATGATCTGGACGAGGTTCCTGCCGACGTCCGCCGGGTTTTTGTCACGGCCCATGACATCACCCCGGAAGACCATATCCAGATGCAGGCCGCCTTCCAGTACCACACCGACAACGCCGTATCCAAAACGGTCAACTTCCCCAATACCGCCACCATTGAAGATGTTGAAAACGTCTACATGCTGGCCTACAAGACCGGCTGCAAAGGGGTCACCATCTACCGTGACGGCTCCCGCGACGAGCAGGTTCTCTCCACCACCAGGAAAGAAGAAAAAGCCGCCGTTGCTGCTATTGGAACCGAAGATGACAAACACGCCATCAAGCGTGAACGTCCCAAGGCGTTGAAAGGCTGGACCTACCAGATGCAGACCGGCTGCGGCCCGCTCTATATCACCGTCAACGAAGACAAGAACGGCCTGTTTGAACTGTTCACCACCATGGGCAAGGCCGGTGGTTGCGCGGCATCACAATCAGAGGCGATCGGACGGATGGTCTCACTGGCATGGCGCAGCGGCATCCAGGCCCGCCAAGTCATCAAGCAACTGCTGGGCATCTCCTGCCACTGTCCTTCCGGCTATGGCGAAAACCGGGTACTCTCCTGCGCCGACGCTGTGGCCAAGGCAATTCAGGCCCACATGCTTGAAAACGGCTACGACCTGAATGCAGAAGCGGCCCAGCATGAGCGTGGCGCCTGCCCTGAGTGCGGCGGCATAGTCGAGCACGAAGGCGGCTGCATGGTCTGCCATGTCTGCGGCTATTCAGAGTGTGCCTAA
- a CDS encoding Arm DNA-binding domain-containing protein produces MVSKHPEFGSIREIGNKLYIDCRIYNERVRLASGKKDTPENRHNLVLFLNKIGVALDDQTFRFKEYFPFAKQADIEKFSSIERSLFGLPVIKSSDVTLEEYGRQWFEEEAKTLSTTTKSDYAEMLRSRIYPMIGDLTFGQLTPTLLKVFVRNLKHQGGKNAGKFLSAKRMRNILNLVRRIFTEANADNKWQLSDPFPPAFRRIKKIEAMFDDDGDIRHKPREVWLLSEWQHFIVHVPEHYRPLFEAMRMGMIFSELKGLKKDCIHDAYIDIKRSISRGEEKSKLKTIFRGRKIKLTDRLRVSIMQAVNSSKTEYVFTMDDGATPLNYSTILKKIWGLALKSSGLPHRDMYSLRHTFVGWMVLLGIDSARLKNMVGHSSRSGLTEDTYGEFREGLLEEREAILEHLGRDIMEPEEFKRAFAAIYLQERGVDLTAASGMTPDVIKTLASMLATEIRDDKPQQDQVSQPGCALVALPQSISCGAADGYGAPISDNK; encoded by the coding sequence ATGGTTTCAAAACATCCAGAATTTGGAAGTATCAGGGAGATTGGAAACAAGCTGTATATCGACTGCAGGATTTACAACGAGCGGGTGCGCTTGGCGAGCGGGAAAAAAGATACACCAGAAAATAGACATAATCTGGTTCTGTTTCTCAACAAGATCGGTGTTGCACTTGATGATCAGACATTCCGTTTCAAGGAGTATTTTCCTTTTGCCAAACAGGCTGACATTGAGAAGTTTTCTTCAATAGAGCGGAGCCTGTTTGGCTTGCCGGTGATCAAATCCAGTGATGTTACGCTCGAAGAATATGGTAGACAGTGGTTTGAAGAGGAGGCTAAAACACTATCAACCACCACAAAATCGGACTACGCTGAAATGTTGAGGTCAAGAATCTACCCGATGATCGGCGATCTCACCTTTGGTCAGTTGACGCCAACGCTCCTCAAGGTGTTTGTGCGTAATCTCAAACATCAGGGTGGGAAAAACGCCGGTAAGTTTTTATCTGCCAAACGCATGCGAAATATTTTGAACTTGGTGCGTCGAATATTTACTGAGGCAAATGCTGACAACAAGTGGCAGTTGTCTGATCCATTTCCACCAGCATTCCGCCGAATCAAAAAAATTGAGGCGATGTTTGATGATGATGGCGACATCAGGCACAAGCCGCGTGAAGTGTGGTTGCTAAGCGAGTGGCAGCATTTTATTGTCCATGTGCCAGAGCACTATCGTCCATTGTTTGAGGCAATGCGCATGGGTATGATTTTCTCTGAGCTTAAAGGATTAAAAAAAGACTGCATACATGATGCATACATTGATATTAAGCGCTCAATTTCACGTGGTGAAGAGAAAAGCAAGCTCAAAACAATCTTCCGTGGCCGGAAAATCAAGCTCACAGATCGGTTGCGTGTTAGCATCATGCAAGCTGTCAATTCGTCCAAGACTGAGTATGTGTTCACTATGGATGATGGTGCCACACCACTCAACTACAGCACCATTTTAAAGAAAATTTGGGGCCTTGCACTGAAGTCATCTGGCTTGCCGCACCGCGATATGTACAGTCTGAGGCATACTTTTGTCGGTTGGATGGTGTTGCTGGGGATCGATTCGGCAAGGTTGAAAAACATGGTCGGCCATTCATCGCGGTCGGGGTTGACGGAGGACACCTACGGTGAATTCCGGGAAGGCTTGCTGGAGGAACGCGAGGCGATCCTGGAGCACCTGGGACGCGATATTATGGAGCCTGAGGAGTTCAAACGTGCATTTGCGGCGATATATCTGCAGGAACGGGGGGTTGATTTGACAGCGGCAAGCGGCATGACGCCTGATGTTATCAAAACCCTCGCCAGTATGCTGGCAACCGAGATCAGGGATGATAAGCCGCAGCAGGATCAGGTTTCGCAACCAGGGTGTGCACTGGTTGCCTTGCCGCAAAGCATCAGTTGTGGAGCAGCCGATGGATATGGTGCCCCAATCAGCGACAATAAATAA
- a CDS encoding ribbon-helix-helix domain-containing protein: protein MTKRVAYNLYLSLPLHRQMTRLTEAGLSASAVARLAVQKRPIILPDGDDASCPVRTTIYVGSDTTAVLTELASAHGVSKAEVLRRLLTAYLDANRDCINALF from the coding sequence GTGACGAAACGCGTTGCCTATAACCTTTACCTCTCTTTACCCTTACACCGTCAGATGACCCGACTGACCGAAGCCGGCTTGTCGGCGTCAGCAGTCGCGCGGTTGGCCGTACAAAAACGGCCTATCATCCTGCCAGATGGCGACGATGCAAGCTGTCCGGTACGCACCACAATTTATGTCGGCAGTGACACTACAGCTGTACTGACAGAGTTGGCCAGTGCCCATGGCGTGAGCAAAGCAGAGGTGTTACGGCGATTATTAACTGCCTATCTCGATGCAAACCGTGACTGCATTAATGCTCTTTTTTGA
- a CDS encoding recombinase family protein, which yields MAIFGYIRVSTARQDTENQRYALLDFANNRKLGTVEIITETVSGTVRWDKRELGVLIERFKKSDTLIVTELSRLGRSMLEVMEVLSILSKRGVKVYAIKGQYELTDNIQSKVLAFAFSLAAEVERELISGRTREALSRRKAAGQPLGRPRGSLSKSKLDGREAQIAELLGYGVARSAIARMMGVSRTALLSYIKSRGIGAKAGRQSDSFKTTKTASA from the coding sequence ATGGCGATTTTTGGCTATATCAGGGTGTCGACCGCACGCCAGGATACCGAGAACCAGCGCTACGCTCTCTTGGATTTTGCGAACAATAGAAAACTTGGAACTGTAGAGATCATCACGGAAACGGTTTCGGGGACTGTTCGTTGGGATAAGCGCGAACTTGGCGTGCTGATCGAGCGATTCAAGAAAAGCGACACGTTGATCGTAACCGAACTGTCTCGTCTAGGGCGTAGTATGCTGGAGGTGATGGAGGTTCTGTCGATACTGTCAAAGCGAGGAGTAAAGGTTTACGCTATCAAAGGTCAATATGAGCTGACTGATAATATTCAGTCAAAGGTCCTGGCGTTCGCATTCTCGTTGGCTGCAGAGGTCGAGCGTGAGTTGATCTCCGGGCGAACCAGGGAGGCCCTGTCGAGGCGAAAGGCTGCCGGTCAGCCGCTTGGGCGGCCAAGAGGCAGTCTCAGTAAATCCAAACTGGATGGCAGGGAAGCGCAGATCGCAGAGTTGTTGGGGTATGGTGTGGCCCGCTCGGCAATCGCGAGGATGATGGGGGTTTCAAGGACCGCGCTGCTGTCCTACATCAAATCGAGAGGCATCGGCGCTAAGGCTGGGCGGCAGTCGGATTCTTTCAAAACAACAAAAACAGCATCCGCATAA
- a CDS encoding metallophosphoesterase family protein: MVDSSAPPQKPWAGRFSNPIAGRRFVLGDIHGCFRTLRRMVEDVLELVEGDTLYLLGDYIDRGPDSKGVLDYLMQLYVQTDISIQPLLGNHEKMMLNAVARGEDSWQFWYGNGGWATLQQFGAKKPTDIPQDYITFLSMLPTILTTDDYVFVHAGLHFGVADPVNDTPGFFRLWDRDYKVVPEMIGNRTLVVGHTMTDIHTIRNSLATHHIKLDNGCFDKGHVGFGSLVALDLDSRKIIEVRNCE; encoded by the coding sequence ATGGTTGATAGTTCGGCTCCTCCCCAAAAACCTTGGGCAGGCAGGTTCAGTAATCCGATAGCTGGTCGCAGGTTTGTGCTTGGGGATATTCATGGCTGTTTCCGCACGTTGCGCAGAATGGTTGAAGATGTGCTGGAACTTGTGGAGGGGGATACCCTCTACCTGCTTGGCGACTATATTGATCGCGGACCTGACAGCAAGGGGGTGCTGGATTATCTGATGCAGCTCTATGTACAGACTGATATCTCTATCCAGCCGCTGTTGGGCAATCATGAAAAAATGATGTTGAATGCTGTTGCACGCGGTGAAGATTCTTGGCAATTCTGGTACGGCAATGGTGGCTGGGCAACCCTGCAGCAGTTTGGTGCAAAAAAGCCAACAGATATTCCTCAAGACTACATCACATTTCTCTCAATGCTGCCGACGATACTCACTACAGATGACTACGTGTTTGTACATGCAGGTTTGCATTTCGGAGTAGCTGATCCGGTTAACGACACGCCTGGTTTTTTCAGGCTATGGGACAGAGATTATAAAGTGGTACCTGAAATGATCGGAAACAGAACCCTGGTGGTTGGTCATACCATGACAGATATTCATACTATTCGGAACTCTCTGGCAACCCATCATATAAAACTTGATAACGGCTGCTTCGACAAGGGGCATGTGGGCTTTGGTAGCCTGGTGGCTCTTGATCTTGACAGCCGGAAGATTATTGAGGTGAGAAATTGTGAGTAG
- a CDS encoding HD domain-containing protein produces MTPWSQESYIKALLFAANAHNGQKVPGTELPYLTHLTMVSMEVTAALAVEAGLDGNLAIQCALLHDVIEDTSFGYSQVQDLFGEAVANGVQALTKHDDLPKYEKMADSLARIQQQPREVWMVKLADRITNLQPPPKHWTTEKMQSYQIEAQQIYDALHEASPALAARLKQKIDGYSQYFCRDQRREQFNG; encoded by the coding sequence ATGACACCTTGGTCACAGGAAAGCTATATCAAAGCACTGCTGTTTGCCGCAAATGCCCACAATGGCCAGAAGGTTCCCGGCACAGAACTACCCTACCTCACTCACCTGACCATGGTTAGCATGGAGGTTACGGCGGCACTAGCGGTTGAGGCTGGTCTGGATGGCAATCTGGCAATCCAGTGTGCCTTGCTGCATGATGTTATAGAGGATACGTCGTTCGGGTACAGCCAGGTACAGGATCTTTTTGGCGAGGCTGTGGCAAACGGCGTTCAGGCCCTGACCAAGCATGATGACCTGCCCAAATACGAAAAAATGGCCGACAGTCTGGCACGTATCCAACAGCAGCCCAGAGAGGTCTGGATGGTCAAGCTGGCTGATCGGATCACCAACCTGCAACCGCCACCCAAACATTGGACAACAGAGAAGATGCAAAGCTACCAGATAGAGGCACAACAGATTTATGATGCATTGCATGAGGCAAGCCCTGCATTGGCGGCACGTCTCAAGCAGAAGATAGACGGGTATAGTCAGTATTTTTGCCGTGACCAGCGCAGGGAACAATTCAATGGTTGA